In the genome of Ancylomarina subtilis, one region contains:
- a CDS encoding YqaA family protein → MRSQSTHKNRKNKLQLIHQYYAYTGFYSFIWENIRKAILPFILVISGLFILDKFVIDFKYFFEFITENYSSVSLFSLFFASESFLGLIPPELFIAWVKTLDNPFMYLSLLALLSYLGGCVSYFIGKSILTIPKVQAAMKSKMAKHISNIRKWGGFLIIVGALLPIPFSMVSIASGIINYDFKKYLMFGLFRFLRFYLYALAIFSLMGS, encoded by the coding sequence ATGAGATCACAATCCACACATAAGAATCGAAAAAATAAACTTCAACTCATTCATCAATATTATGCCTATACAGGATTCTATTCTTTTATTTGGGAAAATATCAGGAAAGCAATTCTGCCATTTATCCTGGTTATAAGCGGGCTTTTTATACTCGACAAATTTGTCATCGATTTCAAGTATTTTTTTGAATTTATAACAGAAAACTATTCCTCAGTCAGTCTGTTTTCTCTGTTTTTTGCCTCTGAATCATTTCTAGGTTTAATTCCTCCTGAACTATTTATTGCATGGGTTAAGACCCTGGATAATCCATTTATGTACCTGTCATTATTAGCCCTATTATCCTATTTAGGAGGTTGTGTTTCTTATTTTATCGGGAAAAGTATACTTACCATTCCCAAAGTTCAAGCTGCCATGAAATCCAAAATGGCAAAACACATTAGTAATATTCGAAAATGGGGTGGTTTTCTAATTATTGTAGGAGCGCTACTTCCAATACCTTTTTCTATGGTTAGTATAGCCTCAGGCATCATTAATTATGACTTCAAAAAATATCTCATGTTCGGACTATTTCGATTTCTAAGATTCTATCTATATGCCCTTGCCATCTTCTCATTGATGGGAAGCTAG
- a CDS encoding universal stress protein, which produces MKDIKLERILVPVSLSGDGEDALKQAVFFKKKMGSKVTLIHVTPAASNLKSLVQTELNKRLQARAMVRLIRFAKIQFRGRIPDYVNLRVEIGQHVSKIIEIANKESYDLVIIRKNERIEGLVGKLKKHSADKIVQEINCPVLSVKDRWTYRGVRNILVPIDVRRQSRDLLNWSVYLGKKLNAKITLISVLSVKIELEKSLAYKKAKLLERSIRAEGIICEARIFENEGEDKIESLLQYAKHEKADLVLAQGAQEVLFGDSESENFTSRLLHDSIKPVLRLESLRSSYLKGLLGAQIPLKLKSERPVSDLIELES; this is translated from the coding sequence ATGAAAGATATTAAACTGGAACGTATTCTGGTACCTGTAAGTTTGAGTGGAGATGGCGAAGATGCTTTGAAGCAAGCTGTCTTTTTCAAGAAAAAAATGGGATCTAAAGTGACATTGATTCATGTAACACCAGCAGCTTCAAATTTAAAGAGCCTGGTTCAAACTGAACTCAATAAACGTCTACAGGCAAGGGCTATGGTAAGGTTGATCCGATTTGCTAAAATTCAATTTAGGGGTAGGATTCCTGACTATGTGAATTTGAGAGTTGAAATTGGTCAGCACGTTTCAAAAATAATTGAAATTGCCAATAAAGAGAGTTACGATCTGGTCATTATTCGAAAAAACGAACGAATAGAGGGGCTTGTTGGAAAACTTAAAAAACATAGTGCGGATAAAATTGTTCAGGAAATTAATTGTCCTGTTTTGTCGGTAAAAGACCGATGGACATACAGAGGTGTTCGAAATATTTTGGTTCCAATTGATGTCAGACGTCAATCGAGAGATTTATTGAATTGGTCCGTTTATTTAGGAAAGAAATTAAATGCAAAAATCACCTTAATTTCAGTATTAAGTGTGAAGATTGAACTTGAAAAGAGTTTAGCTTATAAAAAGGCCAAATTGCTTGAACGTTCAATTCGTGCAGAAGGCATCATTTGTGAAGCCAGAATATTTGAAAATGAGGGCGAGGACAAAATAGAGAGCCTTTTGCAATATGCCAAGCATGAAAAGGCAGACTTGGTATTGGCGCAAGGTGCACAGGAAGTTTTGTTTGGTGATTCAGAGTCAGAGAATTTTACGTCCAGATTGTTGCATGATTCAATAAAGCCGGTTTTAAGGTTAGAGTCCCTTAGGTCTAGCTACCTAAAAGGCTTATTAGGTGCTCAGATACCTCTTAAGTTGAAGTCAGAACGACCTGTGTCAGATTTGATTGAGCTTGAATCATAA
- a CDS encoding sensor histidine kinase: protein MLSKKNFRIKQKVISILLLFSIFAFAGIIYTFRISSIIDARHIKLVEYSENVEVEVFNGRIQMDNVLIQKDSLAYVGIRKSFDQAILYVNRLADIANKTKRDVPDSNQIFEQKLSETKESIEHLDQLIMSGHYLKQQSLDSTMLRAYLNFNRIFTEYEKTLQNYINESNSRLKKKIFLLLGAIFIILLVSLLLIARLMDSLVKADRQILSNTMDVEQRERRRIAMDLHDGLGAILSSVGMYSKILQKELDDNKQAGEKLKHITNLSNQALQAVGEIINNLNPSILNRYNIVESLERLCSKMNSIGEMKVEFDSREFSGEMTKSKEVMLYRISGELLNNSLKHANADHARIQLSRIRGHVILSYHDNGIGFEISKLAMHGNDKMGLSNIIERVESIGGHCVLESSPGNGFTIRIEFN from the coding sequence ATGCTTTCAAAAAAGAACTTTCGTATAAAACAAAAGGTTATTTCCATTTTGCTATTATTTAGCATTTTTGCCTTTGCCGGGATTATATACACCTTTCGAATTAGTTCAATAATAGATGCCAGGCATATCAAGTTGGTTGAGTATTCTGAGAATGTAGAGGTTGAAGTTTTTAATGGTAGGATTCAGATGGATAACGTTCTGATTCAGAAAGATAGCTTGGCTTATGTTGGAATTAGAAAGAGTTTTGATCAGGCTATTTTATATGTTAATCGATTGGCCGATATTGCTAATAAAACGAAAAGGGATGTACCCGACAGTAATCAGATTTTTGAACAAAAGTTGTCCGAAACGAAAGAGTCGATAGAGCATTTGGATCAACTAATTATGTCGGGACATTATCTTAAGCAGCAAAGTTTGGATAGTACCATGTTGAGGGCTTATCTTAATTTTAATCGCATATTTACTGAGTATGAAAAAACCCTTCAGAATTATATCAATGAGAGCAATTCAAGGCTTAAAAAAAAGATATTCCTTCTGCTGGGAGCTATCTTTATTATTCTATTGGTGAGTTTGTTGCTTATAGCCAGATTAATGGATTCCCTGGTGAAAGCGGATAGACAAATTCTCAGCAATACCATGGATGTGGAACAAAGAGAACGACGACGAATTGCCATGGATTTACACGATGGTTTAGGTGCAATTCTTTCGAGTGTGGGCATGTATAGTAAAATTCTCCAGAAAGAACTCGATGATAATAAGCAAGCCGGTGAAAAGCTGAAACATATCACAAATTTGTCTAATCAAGCCTTACAGGCAGTTGGTGAGATTATTAATAATTTGAATCCTTCTATCCTGAATCGGTATAATATTGTTGAATCATTGGAGAGGTTATGTTCCAAAATGAACAGTATTGGGGAAATGAAAGTTGAATTTGATAGCCGTGAATTTTCTGGTGAAATGACCAAGAGTAAGGAGGTGATGCTTTATCGCATTTCAGGCGAATTATTAAATAATAGTTTGAAACATGCCAATGCTGATCATGCCAGAATTCAGCTTTCTCGAATTCGGGGTCATGTGATTCTTTCGTATCATGACAATGGTATTGGTTTTGAAATAAGTAAATTAGCCATGCATGGTAATGATAAAATGGGACTATCGAATATTATTGAACGGGTTGAGTCTATAGGAGGGCATTGTGTTCTGGAGAGCTCGCCGGGGAATGGTTTTACGATAAGAATCGAATTTAATTAG
- a CDS encoding response regulator transcription factor — protein MEKIKIVLVDDHKIFRDGFRLLLQSFPYVEIIGEASNGQEFLDLLKTQVPEIVFMDINMPQVDGVEASRRAVEQFPDIKIIALTTFLDEDYLEQMLMAGVEAYMLKNSELDEFEKAIMKVHSGGNYFSDEIVSLLSDKLNRFRKRKKEQAVLPVFTEREKEIIDLICKGYGNKEIAEKTFLSTKTVEKHKSSLFQKTNTFNTVNLVIYAFKNQIVNL, from the coding sequence ATGGAAAAGATAAAGATAGTTTTGGTAGACGATCATAAGATTTTTAGAGATGGGTTTCGTCTTTTGTTGCAGAGTTTCCCTTATGTAGAGATTATTGGGGAGGCATCAAATGGACAGGAATTTCTCGATTTACTAAAAACACAGGTCCCCGAAATTGTCTTTATGGATATTAATATGCCTCAGGTTGATGGGGTTGAGGCCAGTAGACGAGCCGTTGAGCAATTCCCTGATATCAAGATTATTGCTCTTACGACCTTTCTCGATGAGGATTATCTTGAACAAATGCTTATGGCAGGGGTAGAGGCTTATATGCTTAAGAATTCGGAATTGGATGAATTTGAAAAAGCGATTATGAAAGTTCATTCAGGTGGGAATTATTTCTCGGATGAAATTGTTAGCCTGTTATCGGATAAACTGAATCGTTTTAGAAAACGTAAGAAGGAACAAGCTGTTTTACCCGTATTCACCGAGAGAGAAAAGGAGATAATTGATTTGATTTGTAAAGGCTATGGTAATAAGGAAATTGCTGAGAAAACATTTTTAAGTACCAAAACCGTTGAAAAGCATAAGAGTAGTCTTTTTCAAAAAACCAATACGTTCAATACGGTTAATTTGGTCATTTA